Proteins from a genomic interval of Salmo salar chromosome ssa14, Ssal_v3.1, whole genome shotgun sequence:
- the LOC106570304 gene encoding DNA topoisomerase 2-beta isoform X2: MSNGAAGSGGLTWVNAAKKREEEAAAAANGRGDGGKPEGGGGGAKKKGGEKMSVERVYQKKTQLEHILLRPDTYIGSVEPVTQQMWVFDEDLGMNLREITYVPGLYKIFDEILVNAADNKQRDKNMSTIKISIDPESNTITIWNNGKGIPVVEHKDEKMYVPALIFGHLLTSSNYDDEQKKVTGGRNGYGAKLCNIFSTKFTVETACKEYKHSFKQTWQNNMGKTSDPKIKFFDGDDFTCVTFQPDLSKFKMEKLDKDIVALLTKRAYDIAGSCKGVKVLLNGKKLPVTGFRSYVELYVKDKLDEVGVALKVVHESVNERWEVCLTMSEKGFQQISFVNSIATTKGGRHIDYVVDQIVAKLIEVVKKKNKAGVSVKPFQVKNHIWVFVNALIENPTFDSQTKENMTLQTKSFGSKCPLSEKFIRAATNCGIVESILNWVKFKAQTQLNKKCSSVKYSKIKGIPKLDDANDAGGKHSSECTLILTEGDSAKSLAVSGLGVIGRDRYGVFPLRGKILNVREATHKQIMENAEINNIIKIVGLQYKKSYDDPESLRSLRYGKIMIMTDQDQDGSHIKGLLINFFHHNWPSLLKHTFLEEFITPIVKVNKNNQEHAFYSIPEFDQWKKQTVNFKTWHIKYYKGLGTSTSKEAKEYFADMEKHRIMFRYAGTEDDAAITLAFSKKKTDDRKEWLTNFMEDRRQRRMHGLPEQYLYGTQAKHLSYNDFINKELILFSNSDNERSIPSLVDGLKPGQRKVLFTCMKRNDKREVKVAQLAGSVAEMSAYHHGEQSLLMTIVNLAQNFVGSNNVNILQPLGQFGTRINGGKDAASPRYIFTMLSPLAKMLFPAVDSSLLKFLFDDNQKVEPEWYIPILPLVLVNGAEGIGTGWACKIPNYDHREIVNNLYRMLNMQDPLPMLPSYKNFRGVIHELGQNQYMVSGEISVLDKNTIEITELPVRTWTQAYKESVLEPMLQGTEKTPALINDYKEYHTDQTVKFVVRMSEEKLAQAEAAGLHKVFKLQSSLTCNSMVLFDHMGCLKRYDSVQDILKEFFELRLHYYKLRKDWLVGSLGAEASKLSNQARFVLEKIEGKITIENKSKRDLIRMLVQKGFESDPVAAWTKAQEKALEEDDRDGNDSDGSVDSGSLSGPNFNYILNMPLWCLSKEKVDELLRQRDIKKGELNELQRKSPEDLWKEDLAVFIEELDKIEAQEQADMSAGKGTKLVKGKVGKPKVKKLHLEETLPSPFGRRVVPTITQAMKTDASKKMTKKKKGDADLVMKLEFDDEMGVLGSDGGTGENSSSNTPAPTKPKAPRIKQEKKESGTPRARKPPTPKGSSGKKVKRRNPWSEDESKSESDLEDSEPVVIPRDTKSQRASAAKPKYTFDFSEEEDGGEEEDDDDDAASLPAQPCKDDFTASSETKDRYNDHSNDDEDIFPPPKQTTTTVSPAKKKEPESIFSSSKSAGSSEKSNDTDDLKLDSDEEEKAFSYSSSSAFDKPVPAKKAVKKPSDAAPKPRKAPVPKEPPKQKLDTSVWDSDSDTGSKKPATPLKGKGGGRKRKQSESEEDDFSPKKTPGKTPKAPTSRKPSKKAAVTPPPMSDDDDVDSNRFSQSGTASRDRLCRSRTKKEVKYFAESASGSDDYQYDMFD; the protein is encoded by the exons tGAGTCCAACACCATCACCATCTGGAACAATGGTAAAGGCATCCCGGTGGTGGAACACAAAGATGAGAAGATGTACGTTCCCGCTCTCATCTTCGGACACCTCCTCACCTCCAGTAACTACGACGACGAGCAGAAGAAAGTCACAG GTGGAAGGAACGGGTACGGTGCTAAACTCTGTAATATCTTCAGCACAAAGTTCACAGTGGAAACTGCCTGCAAAGAGTACAAACACAGCTTCAAACAG acCTGGCAGAACAACATGGGGAAGACGAGCGACCCCAAGATCAAGTTCTTTGACGGGGACGACTTTACGTGCGTGACCTTCCAGCCGGACCTGTCCAAGTTCAAGATGGAGAAGCTGGACAAGGACATCGTGGCTCTGCTCACCAAGAGGGCTTACGACATTGCCGGCTCCTGCAAGGGCGTCAAAGTCCTGCTCAACGGGAAGAAACTCCCT GTGACAGGGTTCCGCAGCTACGTGGAGCTGTACGTGAAGGACAAGCTGGATGAGGTGGGCGTGGCCCTAAAGGTGGTCCACGAGTCCGTCAACGAGCGTTGGGAGGTGTGTCTCACCATGAGTGAGAAGGGATTCCAACAGATCAGCTTCGTCAACAGTATCGCCACCACCAAG GGTGGCAGACACATTGATTACGTGGTGGACCAGATCGTAGCCAAGCTGATAGAAGTGGTGAAGAAGAAGAACAAAGCTGGTGTCTCAGTCAAACCCTTCCAG GTGAAGAACCACATCTGGGTGTTTGTGAATGCGTTGATCGAGAACCCGACTTTTGACTCCCAGACCAAGGAGAACATGACCCTCCAGACCAAGAGCTTTGGTTCTAAGTGTCCTCTGTCTGAGAAGTTCATCAGAGCG GCGACTAACTGTGGCATTGTGGAGAGTATCCTGAACTGGGTGAAGTTCAAGGCCCAGACACAACTCAACAAGAAGTGTTCTTCAGTGAAGTACAGCAAGATTAAAGGCATCCCCAAGCTGGATGACGCCAATGATGCCG gtggtaaacaCTCGTCTGAATGCACTCTGATCCTGACTGAGGGAGACTCAGCCAAGTCCCTGGCTGTCTCCGGGCTCGGCGTCATTGGGCGAGATCGCTATGGTGTCTTCCCACTAAGAGGAAAGATCCTGAATGTACGAGAGGCCACACACAAACAG ATCATGGAGAATGCAGAGATCAACAACATCATCAAGATCGTGGGTCTGCAGTACAAGAAGAGCTACGACGACCCAGAGTCTCTGAGATCCCTACGCTACGGCAAGATCATGATCATGACCGATCAG GATCAGGATGGCTCCCATATCAAGGGTTTGCTCATCAACTTCTTCCATCACAACTGGCCATCCCTGCTCAAACACACCTTCCTGGAGGAGTTCATCACGCCCATCGTTAAG GTGAACAAGAATAACCAGGAGCATGCTTTCTACAGCATTCCAGAGTTTGACCAATGGAAGAAACAGACAGTCAACTTTAAAACCTGGCATATAAAGTACTACAAAG GTTTGGGTACCAGCACAAGCAAGGAGGCCAAGGAGTACTTTGCAGACATGGAGAAACATCGGATCATGTTTAGATACGCCGGGACAGAGGACGATGCTGCCATCACACTG gcGTTCAGTAAGAAGAAGACTGACGACAGGAAGGAGTGGCTCACTAACTTCAtggaggacaggagacagaggaggatgcACGGCCTGCCAGAG CAATACCTGTACGGCACGCAGGCGAAACACCTCTCCTACAATGACTTCATCAACAAAGAACTCATCCTCTTCTCCAACTCCGACAACGAGAGATCCATCCCATCCTTGGTGGATG gtCTGAAGCCAGGCCAGAGGAAAGTGCTGTTCACCTGTATGAAGAGGAATGATAAGAGGGAGGTGAAGGTGGCTCAGCTGGCTGGTTCAGTAGCAGAGATGTCTGCCTACCATCACGGAGAG CAATCCCTGTTGATGACGATTGTGAACTTGGCCCAGAACTTTGTGGGCAGCAACAACGTGAACATCCTGCAGCCGCTGGGTCAGTTTGGTACCCGCATCAACGGTGGCAAGGATGCTGCCAGCCCCCGTTACATCTTCACCATGCTAAG TCCCCTGGCCAAGATGTTGTTCCCAGCGGTGGACTCCAGCCTGCTGAAGTTCCTGTTTGATGACAACCAGAAGGTGGAGCCAGAGTGGTACATCCCCATCCTTCCTTTGGTGCTGGTGAACGGGGCCGAGGGCATCGGGACGGGCTGGGCCTGCAAGATCCCCAACTACGACCACAGAGAGATAGTCAACAACCTGTATCGCATGCTCAACATGCAGGACCCTCTGCCCATG ctgCCCAGCTATAAGAACTTCAGAGGAGTCATCCATGAGTTGGGTCAGAACCAGTACATGGTCAGTGGAGAGATCTCTGTCCTGGACAAGAACACCATTGAGATCACTGAGCTGCCCGTTCGCACCTGGACACAG gcctACAAAGAGTCGGTACTAGAGCCCATGCTCCAGGGGACAGAGAAGACTCCAGCTCTGATTAatgactataaggagtaccacaCAGACCAAACCGTCAAGTTTGTGGTCCGTATGTCAGAGGAGAAGCTGGCCCAGGCAGAGGCTGCTGGACTACACAAAGTCTTCAAGCTACAGTCCAGCCTCACCTGCAACTCCATG GTATTGTTTGACCACATGGGCTGTCTGAAGAGGTATGACTCGGTCCAGGACATTCTCAAGGAGTTCTTTGAGCTGCGGTTGCACTACTACAAGCTGAGGAAGGATTGGCTAGTGGGGAGCCTGGGGGCGGAGGCTTCCAAACTGTCCAATCAGGCACGATTTGTACTGGAGAAGATCGAAGGAAAGATCACAATCG agaacaAGTCTAAGAGGGATCTGATCAGGATGCTGGTGCAGAAAGGCTTTGAGTCGGACCCCGTGGCGGCATGGACCAAAGCACAGGAAAAG GCTCTGGAGGAGGACGATCGTGACGGTAATGACAGTGACGGCTCTGTGGACTCTGGGTCGTTGTCGGGACCAAACTTCAACTACATCCTCAACATGCCTCTGTGGTGCCTGTCCAAGGAGAAGGTGGACGAGCTACTCCGACAGAGAGACATCAAG AAAGGAGAGTTGAATGAGCTGCAGAGGAAGTCTCCTGAGGACCTGTGGAAGGAGGACCTGGCGGTCTTCATTGAAGAACTGGAT AAAATCGAGGCCCAGGAGCAGGCAGACATGAGTGCAGGTAAAGGTACCAAGCTGGTGAAGGGCAAGGTGGGCAAGCCCAAGGTGAAGAAACTCCACCTGGAGGAAACGTTACCCTCGCCGTTCGGCCGCAGGGTCGTACCCACCATCACACAGGCCATGAAGACTGACGCCTCCAAGAAGATGACCAAGAAGAAGAAG GGTGATGCGGACCTGGTGATGAAGCTGGAGTTTGATGATGAGATGGGAGTGCTGGGGTCAGATGGGGGAACAGGGGAGAACTCCTCCTCGAATACACCAGCCCCAACCAAGCCCAAGGCCCCCCGGATCAAACAGGAGAAGAAGGAGTCAG GTACTCCCAGAGCCAGGAAACCCCCCACACCCAAAGGATCGTCTGGTAAGAAGGTGAAGAGGCGTAACCCCTGGTCGGAGGATGAGTCCAAATCAGAGAGCGACCTGGAGGACAGTGAACCTGTAGTCATTCCCCGAGACACCAAGTCACAACGGGCCTCAG CGGCCAAGCCCAAGTACACATTTGACTTCAgtgaggaagaggatggaggagaggaagaggatgatgatgatgatgctgcgTCCTTGCCAGCCCAGCCCTGCAAAGACGACTTCACTGCCTCCTCCGAAACTAAAGACCGATACAACGACCACAGCAATGATGATGAAGATATCTTCCCCCCGCCCAAACAAACCACCACCACCGTCTCACCAGCGAAGAAGAAGGAACCAGAGAGTATATTCTCCTCCTCCAAATCAGCCGGTTCCTCTGAAAAGAGCAATGACACTG ACGATCTGAAGTTGGACAGTGACGAGGAAGAAAAGGCCTTCTCATACTCCAGCAGCTCTGCCTTCGACAAACCTGTCCCAGCTAAGAAAG CAGTGAAGAAGCCTTCGGATGCAGCTCCCAAACCCAGGAAAGCACCAGTACCCAAAGAGCCACCAAAACAGAAGTTGGACACGTCCGTTTGGGACTCCGACTCAGATACCGGCTCCAAGAAGCCTGCGACACCACTCAAAG GTAAAggcggagggaggaagaggaagcagTCTGAATCTGAAGAGGATGATTTCAGTCCCAAGAAGACTCCTGGGAAAACACCCAAAGCCCCTACCAGCAGg AAACCGTCAAAGAAAGCAGCCGTGACCCCACCCCCCatgtcagatgatgatgatgtagacTCCAACCGTTTCAGCCAATCCGGCACGGCATCCCGAGACCGACTGTGCAGAAGCAGGACCAAGAAGGAAGTGAAGTACTTTGCTGAGTCAGCGTCAGGGTCAGACGACTATCAGTACGACATGTTCGACTAG
- the LOC106570304 gene encoding DNA topoisomerase 2-beta isoform X1 — MSNGAAGSGGLTWVTLFDKKNAAKKREEEAAAAANGRGDGGKPEGGGGGAKKKGGEKMSVERVYQKKTQLEHILLRPDTYIGSVEPVTQQMWVFDEDLGMNLREITYVPGLYKIFDEILVNAADNKQRDKNMSTIKISIDPESNTITIWNNGKGIPVVEHKDEKMYVPALIFGHLLTSSNYDDEQKKVTGGRNGYGAKLCNIFSTKFTVETACKEYKHSFKQTWQNNMGKTSDPKIKFFDGDDFTCVTFQPDLSKFKMEKLDKDIVALLTKRAYDIAGSCKGVKVLLNGKKLPVTGFRSYVELYVKDKLDEVGVALKVVHESVNERWEVCLTMSEKGFQQISFVNSIATTKGGRHIDYVVDQIVAKLIEVVKKKNKAGVSVKPFQVKNHIWVFVNALIENPTFDSQTKENMTLQTKSFGSKCPLSEKFIRAATNCGIVESILNWVKFKAQTQLNKKCSSVKYSKIKGIPKLDDANDAGGKHSSECTLILTEGDSAKSLAVSGLGVIGRDRYGVFPLRGKILNVREATHKQIMENAEINNIIKIVGLQYKKSYDDPESLRSLRYGKIMIMTDQDQDGSHIKGLLINFFHHNWPSLLKHTFLEEFITPIVKVNKNNQEHAFYSIPEFDQWKKQTVNFKTWHIKYYKGLGTSTSKEAKEYFADMEKHRIMFRYAGTEDDAAITLAFSKKKTDDRKEWLTNFMEDRRQRRMHGLPEQYLYGTQAKHLSYNDFINKELILFSNSDNERSIPSLVDGLKPGQRKVLFTCMKRNDKREVKVAQLAGSVAEMSAYHHGEQSLLMTIVNLAQNFVGSNNVNILQPLGQFGTRINGGKDAASPRYIFTMLSPLAKMLFPAVDSSLLKFLFDDNQKVEPEWYIPILPLVLVNGAEGIGTGWACKIPNYDHREIVNNLYRMLNMQDPLPMLPSYKNFRGVIHELGQNQYMVSGEISVLDKNTIEITELPVRTWTQAYKESVLEPMLQGTEKTPALINDYKEYHTDQTVKFVVRMSEEKLAQAEAAGLHKVFKLQSSLTCNSMVLFDHMGCLKRYDSVQDILKEFFELRLHYYKLRKDWLVGSLGAEASKLSNQARFVLEKIEGKITIENKSKRDLIRMLVQKGFESDPVAAWTKAQEKALEEDDRDGNDSDGSVDSGSLSGPNFNYILNMPLWCLSKEKVDELLRQRDIKKGELNELQRKSPEDLWKEDLAVFIEELDKIEAQEQADMSAGKGTKLVKGKVGKPKVKKLHLEETLPSPFGRRVVPTITQAMKTDASKKMTKKKKGDADLVMKLEFDDEMGVLGSDGGTGENSSSNTPAPTKPKAPRIKQEKKESGTPRARKPPTPKGSSGKKVKRRNPWSEDESKSESDLEDSEPVVIPRDTKSQRASAAKPKYTFDFSEEEDGGEEEDDDDDAASLPAQPCKDDFTASSETKDRYNDHSNDDEDIFPPPKQTTTTVSPAKKKEPESIFSSSKSAGSSEKSNDTDDLKLDSDEEEKAFSYSSSSAFDKPVPAKKAVKKPSDAAPKPRKAPVPKEPPKQKLDTSVWDSDSDTGSKKPATPLKGKGGGRKRKQSESEEDDFSPKKTPGKTPKAPTSRKPSKKAAVTPPPMSDDDDVDSNRFSQSGTASRDRLCRSRTKKEVKYFAESASGSDDYQYDMFD; from the exons tGAGTCCAACACCATCACCATCTGGAACAATGGTAAAGGCATCCCGGTGGTGGAACACAAAGATGAGAAGATGTACGTTCCCGCTCTCATCTTCGGACACCTCCTCACCTCCAGTAACTACGACGACGAGCAGAAGAAAGTCACAG GTGGAAGGAACGGGTACGGTGCTAAACTCTGTAATATCTTCAGCACAAAGTTCACAGTGGAAACTGCCTGCAAAGAGTACAAACACAGCTTCAAACAG acCTGGCAGAACAACATGGGGAAGACGAGCGACCCCAAGATCAAGTTCTTTGACGGGGACGACTTTACGTGCGTGACCTTCCAGCCGGACCTGTCCAAGTTCAAGATGGAGAAGCTGGACAAGGACATCGTGGCTCTGCTCACCAAGAGGGCTTACGACATTGCCGGCTCCTGCAAGGGCGTCAAAGTCCTGCTCAACGGGAAGAAACTCCCT GTGACAGGGTTCCGCAGCTACGTGGAGCTGTACGTGAAGGACAAGCTGGATGAGGTGGGCGTGGCCCTAAAGGTGGTCCACGAGTCCGTCAACGAGCGTTGGGAGGTGTGTCTCACCATGAGTGAGAAGGGATTCCAACAGATCAGCTTCGTCAACAGTATCGCCACCACCAAG GGTGGCAGACACATTGATTACGTGGTGGACCAGATCGTAGCCAAGCTGATAGAAGTGGTGAAGAAGAAGAACAAAGCTGGTGTCTCAGTCAAACCCTTCCAG GTGAAGAACCACATCTGGGTGTTTGTGAATGCGTTGATCGAGAACCCGACTTTTGACTCCCAGACCAAGGAGAACATGACCCTCCAGACCAAGAGCTTTGGTTCTAAGTGTCCTCTGTCTGAGAAGTTCATCAGAGCG GCGACTAACTGTGGCATTGTGGAGAGTATCCTGAACTGGGTGAAGTTCAAGGCCCAGACACAACTCAACAAGAAGTGTTCTTCAGTGAAGTACAGCAAGATTAAAGGCATCCCCAAGCTGGATGACGCCAATGATGCCG gtggtaaacaCTCGTCTGAATGCACTCTGATCCTGACTGAGGGAGACTCAGCCAAGTCCCTGGCTGTCTCCGGGCTCGGCGTCATTGGGCGAGATCGCTATGGTGTCTTCCCACTAAGAGGAAAGATCCTGAATGTACGAGAGGCCACACACAAACAG ATCATGGAGAATGCAGAGATCAACAACATCATCAAGATCGTGGGTCTGCAGTACAAGAAGAGCTACGACGACCCAGAGTCTCTGAGATCCCTACGCTACGGCAAGATCATGATCATGACCGATCAG GATCAGGATGGCTCCCATATCAAGGGTTTGCTCATCAACTTCTTCCATCACAACTGGCCATCCCTGCTCAAACACACCTTCCTGGAGGAGTTCATCACGCCCATCGTTAAG GTGAACAAGAATAACCAGGAGCATGCTTTCTACAGCATTCCAGAGTTTGACCAATGGAAGAAACAGACAGTCAACTTTAAAACCTGGCATATAAAGTACTACAAAG GTTTGGGTACCAGCACAAGCAAGGAGGCCAAGGAGTACTTTGCAGACATGGAGAAACATCGGATCATGTTTAGATACGCCGGGACAGAGGACGATGCTGCCATCACACTG gcGTTCAGTAAGAAGAAGACTGACGACAGGAAGGAGTGGCTCACTAACTTCAtggaggacaggagacagaggaggatgcACGGCCTGCCAGAG CAATACCTGTACGGCACGCAGGCGAAACACCTCTCCTACAATGACTTCATCAACAAAGAACTCATCCTCTTCTCCAACTCCGACAACGAGAGATCCATCCCATCCTTGGTGGATG gtCTGAAGCCAGGCCAGAGGAAAGTGCTGTTCACCTGTATGAAGAGGAATGATAAGAGGGAGGTGAAGGTGGCTCAGCTGGCTGGTTCAGTAGCAGAGATGTCTGCCTACCATCACGGAGAG CAATCCCTGTTGATGACGATTGTGAACTTGGCCCAGAACTTTGTGGGCAGCAACAACGTGAACATCCTGCAGCCGCTGGGTCAGTTTGGTACCCGCATCAACGGTGGCAAGGATGCTGCCAGCCCCCGTTACATCTTCACCATGCTAAG TCCCCTGGCCAAGATGTTGTTCCCAGCGGTGGACTCCAGCCTGCTGAAGTTCCTGTTTGATGACAACCAGAAGGTGGAGCCAGAGTGGTACATCCCCATCCTTCCTTTGGTGCTGGTGAACGGGGCCGAGGGCATCGGGACGGGCTGGGCCTGCAAGATCCCCAACTACGACCACAGAGAGATAGTCAACAACCTGTATCGCATGCTCAACATGCAGGACCCTCTGCCCATG ctgCCCAGCTATAAGAACTTCAGAGGAGTCATCCATGAGTTGGGTCAGAACCAGTACATGGTCAGTGGAGAGATCTCTGTCCTGGACAAGAACACCATTGAGATCACTGAGCTGCCCGTTCGCACCTGGACACAG gcctACAAAGAGTCGGTACTAGAGCCCATGCTCCAGGGGACAGAGAAGACTCCAGCTCTGATTAatgactataaggagtaccacaCAGACCAAACCGTCAAGTTTGTGGTCCGTATGTCAGAGGAGAAGCTGGCCCAGGCAGAGGCTGCTGGACTACACAAAGTCTTCAAGCTACAGTCCAGCCTCACCTGCAACTCCATG GTATTGTTTGACCACATGGGCTGTCTGAAGAGGTATGACTCGGTCCAGGACATTCTCAAGGAGTTCTTTGAGCTGCGGTTGCACTACTACAAGCTGAGGAAGGATTGGCTAGTGGGGAGCCTGGGGGCGGAGGCTTCCAAACTGTCCAATCAGGCACGATTTGTACTGGAGAAGATCGAAGGAAAGATCACAATCG agaacaAGTCTAAGAGGGATCTGATCAGGATGCTGGTGCAGAAAGGCTTTGAGTCGGACCCCGTGGCGGCATGGACCAAAGCACAGGAAAAG GCTCTGGAGGAGGACGATCGTGACGGTAATGACAGTGACGGCTCTGTGGACTCTGGGTCGTTGTCGGGACCAAACTTCAACTACATCCTCAACATGCCTCTGTGGTGCCTGTCCAAGGAGAAGGTGGACGAGCTACTCCGACAGAGAGACATCAAG AAAGGAGAGTTGAATGAGCTGCAGAGGAAGTCTCCTGAGGACCTGTGGAAGGAGGACCTGGCGGTCTTCATTGAAGAACTGGAT AAAATCGAGGCCCAGGAGCAGGCAGACATGAGTGCAGGTAAAGGTACCAAGCTGGTGAAGGGCAAGGTGGGCAAGCCCAAGGTGAAGAAACTCCACCTGGAGGAAACGTTACCCTCGCCGTTCGGCCGCAGGGTCGTACCCACCATCACACAGGCCATGAAGACTGACGCCTCCAAGAAGATGACCAAGAAGAAGAAG GGTGATGCGGACCTGGTGATGAAGCTGGAGTTTGATGATGAGATGGGAGTGCTGGGGTCAGATGGGGGAACAGGGGAGAACTCCTCCTCGAATACACCAGCCCCAACCAAGCCCAAGGCCCCCCGGATCAAACAGGAGAAGAAGGAGTCAG GTACTCCCAGAGCCAGGAAACCCCCCACACCCAAAGGATCGTCTGGTAAGAAGGTGAAGAGGCGTAACCCCTGGTCGGAGGATGAGTCCAAATCAGAGAGCGACCTGGAGGACAGTGAACCTGTAGTCATTCCCCGAGACACCAAGTCACAACGGGCCTCAG CGGCCAAGCCCAAGTACACATTTGACTTCAgtgaggaagaggatggaggagaggaagaggatgatgatgatgatgctgcgTCCTTGCCAGCCCAGCCCTGCAAAGACGACTTCACTGCCTCCTCCGAAACTAAAGACCGATACAACGACCACAGCAATGATGATGAAGATATCTTCCCCCCGCCCAAACAAACCACCACCACCGTCTCACCAGCGAAGAAGAAGGAACCAGAGAGTATATTCTCCTCCTCCAAATCAGCCGGTTCCTCTGAAAAGAGCAATGACACTG ACGATCTGAAGTTGGACAGTGACGAGGAAGAAAAGGCCTTCTCATACTCCAGCAGCTCTGCCTTCGACAAACCTGTCCCAGCTAAGAAAG CAGTGAAGAAGCCTTCGGATGCAGCTCCCAAACCCAGGAAAGCACCAGTACCCAAAGAGCCACCAAAACAGAAGTTGGACACGTCCGTTTGGGACTCCGACTCAGATACCGGCTCCAAGAAGCCTGCGACACCACTCAAAG GTAAAggcggagggaggaagaggaagcagTCTGAATCTGAAGAGGATGATTTCAGTCCCAAGAAGACTCCTGGGAAAACACCCAAAGCCCCTACCAGCAGg AAACCGTCAAAGAAAGCAGCCGTGACCCCACCCCCCatgtcagatgatgatgatgtagacTCCAACCGTTTCAGCCAATCCGGCACGGCATCCCGAGACCGACTGTGCAGAAGCAGGACCAAGAAGGAAGTGAAGTACTTTGCTGAGTCAGCGTCAGGGTCAGACGACTATCAGTACGACATGTTCGACTAG